Genomic DNA from Marinobacter sp. MDS2:
TCCAGCAAACGCTGCAAGCGTTGGCGGGCAAGCGGTTCGTCGTCAGCGATGAGGATGCGCTGTGGTGCTGTACTCATGATGACTTTGTTTTTTCTCTTTGGCTTTGTTGATTGGCGGTCCGGCGCGGCAAACGCAGGGTGACGGTGTACGTATCGTTCTGCTGGCTCTGCTTGAGTATGGCAGGTTCCCCAAACAGCGCTTGCAGGCGTGCTCGGGTATTAGCAAGCGCGACCCGATTGCCCTGGTGCTGTCGTTGTTCGGACTCGGGCTTGGGGTTTTGCACCATCAGGTAAACAAAATTCCGCTTTGCATAGGCTTCAATGCGAACCGTGCCGCCTGTCGCCCGCGGTTGAACGCCGTGGTAAATGGCGTTTTCTACCAAGGGCTGCAGGGTAAGTGGGGGGATGGCCTGTTGGTCGAGGCCGGGCTGTATTTGCCACTCGAGATTGAGGCGCTCCCCCAGTCGCAATGCTTCAATGGCCAGATAACGTTTGCACAGCTCCAGTTCACGTTGCAAGGGCACCAATTGATCGTCGGTGCGAAGGCTGGCGCGAAATAGCTCGGATAAATCCAGTACCGCCTCTTCGGCCCGGTCCGGGTTGCTGGCGATCAGGCTGGCGATGGTGTTCATGCTGTTGAACAGGAAGTGGGGTTGAATTCTGGCCTGTAGCGAAGTGAGACGCGCCTGCATCTCTGCCTCGGTTTGCTGCTGCCATTGGTATTGCAGATAAAAATACCGAAGCACCACAAGCGAGATCAGCAGCGCCAGCAGCAGTTTCTTGGCAATGCCTTGCCAGGGCGCGAGCGATTGCTCCGGGTGCAGCACACGGTCAGCAAACAGGCTGAATAACAGCACGTCGAGCAACACGATGATGACGATGATAAACGTAGCGTGGGCAACGCTCCGACCGGACAGCCAGGGCCTGAGCATGCAGATGAGTGCCGCACTGGTGAGCGTGGTCCATTGCACGAACAGCGACAGCAAGCCGAAATAGTTCCAGTCGATCCAGCTGCGCTCGGCTTGCACAATCGCCAGCACCAGCACCAGAAGCTCGCTGGTTACCAGCAGCATGAACACCGCGCGGACCCGGCATAAATCGGGCACGAAAAAGTTTGCGGTGCTGGATGCTCGTAAGGAGTTGCTCGGTTTCAGGGAAGTCTCCTTAACCCGGGTCGGAATGTTATACTGCCCAAAATTTCATTTACCCACGGCCGGCCTGATGATGCCGGGCTATCAGCAGGAAAGATAGACCATGACGGATCAGAAAAAACCTGACCAGACCACATCCTCCGAAAAACCTTGGGGCGGCCGCTTCAGTGAGCCGACCGATGCCTTCGTCGAGCGCTTCACCGCGTCGGTGGGTTTTGATCAGCGCCTTTATCACCATGATATTACCGGCTCCATTGCCCACGCCACCATGTTGGCCAAAGTGGGTGTGCTGACTGACGCCGAGCGTGACCAGATCATCGAAGGCTTGAAGGGCGTCAAAGAAGACATTGAGGCAGGCCGGTTTGAATGGTCGGTAAGCTTGGAAGATGTGCACATGAACATCGAAGCCAAGCTGACCGAGCGCATCGGTATTACCGGTAAAAAATTGCACACAGGCCGCAGCCGGAACGACCAGGTGGCCACGGATATCCGCCTGTACCTGCGCGATGAAATCGACGTGATTGCCGAAGAACTGACGCGTCTCAGATCCGGCCTGCTGGATCTGGCCGAGCGTGAAGCGGCCACCATCATGCCGGGCTTTACTCACCTGCAAACCGCCCAGCCGGTGACTTTCGGCCACCACCTGCTGGCGTGGTACGAAATGCTGGTGAGGGATGCCGAGCGTCTGCAAGACTGCCGCAAACGTGTGAACGTCATGCCGCTGGGCGCGGCGGCTCTGGCGGGCACCACTTACCCGATCGACCGCAATATGACGGCAGAACTGCTGGGCTTTGATCGCGCCTCGGAAAACTCGCTGGATTCCGTCAGCGACCGGGATTTCGCCATCGAATTCTGCAGCTTTGCGTCCTTGCTGATGACCCACCT
This window encodes:
- a CDS encoding sensor histidine kinase, with protein sequence MLLVTSELLVLVLAIVQAERSWIDWNYFGLLSLFVQWTTLTSAALICMLRPWLSGRSVAHATFIIVIIVLLDVLLFSLFADRVLHPEQSLAPWQGIAKKLLLALLISLVVLRYFYLQYQWQQQTEAEMQARLTSLQARIQPHFLFNSMNTIASLIASNPDRAEEAVLDLSELFRASLRTDDQLVPLQRELELCKRYLAIEALRLGERLNLEWQIQPGLDQQAIPPLTLQPLVENAIYHGVQPRATGGTVRIEAYAKRNFVYLMVQNPKPESEQRQHQGNRVALANTRARLQALFGEPAILKQSQQNDTYTVTLRLPRRTANQQSQREKTKSS
- the argH gene encoding argininosuccinate lyase, yielding MTDQKKPDQTTSSEKPWGGRFSEPTDAFVERFTASVGFDQRLYHHDITGSIAHATMLAKVGVLTDAERDQIIEGLKGVKEDIEAGRFEWSVSLEDVHMNIEAKLTERIGITGKKLHTGRSRNDQVATDIRLYLRDEIDVIAEELTRLRSGLLDLAEREAATIMPGFTHLQTAQPVTFGHHLLAWYEMLVRDAERLQDCRKRVNVMPLGAAALAGTTYPIDRNMTAELLGFDRASENSLDSVSDRDFAIEFCSFASLLMTHLSRFSEELVLWTSAQFDFIDLPDRFCTGSSIMPQKKNPDVPELVRGKTGRVNGHLISLLTLMKSQPLAYNKDNQEDKEPLFDTVDTVKGCLKAYADMIPAIKAKADNMRVAAKRGFSTATDLADYLVKKGVPFRDAHEIVGKSVAFGVAENRDLSDMTLEELQQFSDVIGEDVFEVLTLDGSVQARDHLGGTAPNQVLAAVARARAAL